One genomic region from Gemmobacter aquarius encodes:
- a CDS encoding MBL fold metallo-hydrolase, translating to MFDAKNMNDGHLVLNRRRFLGVAAALIASGALPKSALALAGPHRFTHGAFDLTVLSDGQLVLPLSIVSAQATTGDLKTLMGAAIQPGDMFTSEINVVLARSGSDLILFDTGAAGAFGPTAGQLFESLKTAGVDPADITKVIFTHAHPDHILGAIGADGKPTFANASFHLAENEFNFWSPADLASQVPAQMKDMTLGIQAALKVLGDRLVTFKAGAEVLPGIGVIETPGHTPGHVAFELAGGDGLILAGDSIALESVFFKNPDWAFGFDYDGTLAGKSRRALLDQAATGKKQMLGYHWTYPGLGRAEAKDGAFVYVPANI from the coding sequence ATGTTCGACGCCAAAAACATGAATGACGGCCATCTTGTCCTGAACCGGCGGCGCTTTCTGGGCGTGGCGGCGGCGCTGATCGCATCAGGTGCCCTGCCGAAATCGGCCCTTGCGCTGGCTGGCCCGCACCGCTTCACCCACGGAGCCTTCGACCTGACGGTGCTGAGCGATGGCCAACTCGTGCTGCCGCTTTCGATCGTAAGCGCGCAGGCCACGACCGGGGATTTGAAGACCCTTATGGGGGCGGCCATCCAGCCCGGCGACATGTTCACATCGGAAATCAACGTCGTGCTGGCCCGCAGCGGCAGCGACCTGATCCTGTTCGACACCGGCGCAGCCGGTGCCTTCGGTCCGACGGCGGGCCAACTGTTCGAAAGCCTCAAGACCGCAGGCGTCGATCCCGCCGACATCACCAAGGTGATCTTCACCCATGCCCACCCCGACCACATCCTCGGGGCTATCGGGGCCGATGGCAAACCGACCTTTGCCAATGCCTCGTTCCATCTCGCGGAAAACGAGTTCAACTTCTGGTCGCCTGCCGACCTTGCTTCCCAAGTCCCTGCCCAGATGAAGGACATGACCTTGGGCATTCAGGCCGCTTTGAAAGTGCTGGGCGACCGTCTGGTCACGTTCAAAGCCGGAGCCGAGGTTCTGCCGGGTATCGGCGTGATCGAAACCCCCGGCCATACACCGGGCCATGTGGCCTTCGAACTTGCAGGCGGTGACGGGCTGATCCTCGCCGGCGATTCCATCGCGCTCGAGTCGGTATTCTTCAAGAACCCCGACTGGGCCTTTGGCTTCGACTATGACGGCACGCTGGCCGGCAAAAGCCGCCGCGCGCTGCTCGATCAGGCAGCCACGGGCAAGAAGCAGATGCTGGGCTACCACTGGACCTATCCCGGTCTGGGCCGGGCCGAGGCCAAGGACGGCGCCTTCGTCTACGTGCCAGCAAATATCTGA
- a CDS encoding glycosyltransferase yields METAFLMISAVLVVLHIATCAIASLRLGRRQPAAKHRPSVTLLRPVCGLDAHDERTLGSSFAIDWPEYDVIFCAARADDAAVAVIRRLIAENPRIPAQLLIGEDRITRNPKLNNLAKGWHAAKGDRIVMADANLLLPRDYFERLVAAEAADTGLVSSPPIGTEADGLWGTLEAAFLNGNQARLQLCAAELGQGFAQGKTMMWQRHVLDRAGGIAALGRTLAEDVAATKLVRESGLRVSLTGAPFAQPIGHRGLRAVWARQLRWSKVRRDGFPALFLLEPLNGAALPVALASVGAGPATGLIVAVAVYGAELALCRFARWPVGRLSLPAMVLRDLMLPVLWVVTFTKRGFEWRGTALAPPRQPALGE; encoded by the coding sequence ATGGAAACAGCATTTCTTATGATTTCGGCAGTGCTGGTTGTCCTGCACATCGCGACCTGCGCCATCGCGTCTCTCCGCCTTGGACGCCGGCAGCCTGCCGCGAAGCACCGTCCCTCTGTCACGCTGCTGCGGCCCGTATGCGGGCTTGACGCCCATGACGAACGAACCCTTGGGTCCTCTTTCGCCATCGACTGGCCGGAATACGACGTGATCTTTTGTGCGGCCCGCGCAGATGATGCCGCCGTGGCCGTCATCCGCCGTCTGATCGCGGAAAATCCCCGGATCCCCGCGCAGCTTTTGATCGGAGAGGATCGCATCACCCGCAATCCCAAGTTGAACAACCTGGCCAAGGGCTGGCATGCCGCGAAAGGCGACAGGATCGTGATGGCAGATGCCAACCTGTTGCTCCCCCGCGACTATTTCGAACGTCTGGTCGCGGCCGAAGCGGCGGACACCGGCCTTGTATCCTCACCCCCGATCGGCACCGAAGCCGATGGCCTCTGGGGAACGCTAGAGGCCGCCTTTCTGAACGGAAATCAGGCGCGGTTACAGCTTTGCGCGGCTGAACTCGGTCAAGGCTTCGCGCAGGGAAAGACGATGATGTGGCAACGCCACGTGCTTGATCGTGCGGGCGGCATTGCCGCTTTGGGGCGCACGCTGGCCGAAGATGTCGCTGCGACGAAACTGGTCCGCGAAAGTGGCCTTCGCGTCAGCCTGACCGGCGCGCCCTTCGCGCAGCCGATCGGCCACCGTGGCCTCCGGGCCGTCTGGGCACGTCAGTTGCGTTGGTCCAAGGTGCGCCGTGACGGCTTTCCCGCCCTCTTCCTTCTGGAACCGCTGAACGGCGCGGCCTTGCCGGTCGCATTGGCCAGTGTCGGCGCCGGACCGGCCACAGGACTGATCGTCGCCGTCGCCGTCTATGGCGCAGAGCTTGCGCTCTGCCGGTTTGCCCGCTGGCCCGTCGGGCGCCTGTCGCTGCCCGCCATGGTGCTGCGCGACCTGATGCTGCCGGTCCTTTGGGTCGTCACCTTTACGAAACGCGGCTTCGAATGGCGCGGCACGGCGCTGGCACCGCCCCGCCAACCCGCCCTGGGGGAATAG
- a CDS encoding UDP-2,3-diacylglucosamine diphosphatase, which produces MDESAGHTFSRVRHHRALFLSDLHLGTLGCRADLALSFLEQNSADTIYLVGDIFDLWDPLVIRWGAEHDRILTLLRARAGAGTELFFLTGNHDKPVASGLHRDPRTDLPAVPQAAVTHAAADGRRYLVLHGDICDARFLRFHLLTRIGSRLDSLLRLLDGGLRRLRFSFGPDGRGPVELALSAVNDLLYRGRQHERRLVALARSGGHDGVICGHFHIAALHADFGLIYANCGDWVDSFSAIAEAADGSLRLLSLSPAEATQSAPVPVVAE; this is translated from the coding sequence ATGGACGAGAGCGCAGGCCACACCTTCAGCCGTGTCCGTCACCACAGAGCCTTGTTCCTTTCAGACCTCCACCTTGGCACGCTGGGGTGCCGCGCCGATCTTGCGCTGTCTTTTCTGGAACAGAACTCCGCTGACACGATCTATCTGGTTGGCGATATCTTCGATCTGTGGGATCCGCTGGTCATCCGATGGGGCGCGGAACATGACCGCATCCTGACCCTGTTGCGCGCCCGCGCCGGGGCGGGGACAGAACTGTTTTTCCTCACAGGCAATCACGACAAACCGGTGGCATCGGGGCTGCACCGCGATCCGCGCACGGATCTGCCGGCTGTGCCGCAGGCCGCGGTGACGCATGCCGCAGCCGACGGGCGGCGCTATCTGGTCTTGCATGGCGACATTTGCGATGCGCGGTTCCTGCGCTTTCACCTGCTCACCCGGATCGGGTCGCGGCTGGATAGCCTGCTGCGACTGCTGGATGGCGGACTGCGCCGGTTGCGGTTCAGCTTCGGTCCCGATGGCAGGGGTCCGGTCGAACTCGCGCTGTCGGCGGTGAACGATCTGCTGTACCGCGGACGGCAGCACGAAAGACGGCTGGTTGCCCTTGCCCGCTCTGGCGGTCATGACGGGGTGATCTGCGGCCATTTCCACATCGCAGCCCTGCATGCCGATTTCGGCCTGATCTACGCAAACTGTGGCGACTGGGTCGACAGCTTCAGCGCTATCGCCGAAGCCGCCGACGGGTCGCTTCGACTCCTGTCCCTGTCCCCCGCCGAAGCCACGCAGTCCGCGCCGGTGCCTGTCGTGGCCGAGTGA
- a CDS encoding DedA family protein translates to MPEIGLATHGHLMLFLLAMLEGPVIVATTAALADTLKFHLGTIWIVALAADLAGDLLLYAAGRFLSHLIPHRFRILTPKPELTRLFDRSGGRILVVAKLTHVAGLPTLLAAGYARMEVLRFLGWNLAGTLPKVTLIVLGGWALGTGSILVLHRLGNQGAVLAALICLAIACGAVWKFYVKRKVPVWS, encoded by the coding sequence ATGCCGGAAATCGGCCTCGCTACCCACGGGCATCTGATGCTGTTTCTTTTGGCCATGCTGGAAGGGCCGGTCATCGTCGCCACGACCGCGGCACTGGCGGATACCCTGAAATTCCATCTCGGCACGATCTGGATCGTCGCCCTTGCCGCCGATCTGGCAGGGGACCTGCTGCTATACGCGGCAGGCCGGTTCCTGTCGCACCTGATCCCGCATCGTTTCCGCATCTTGACGCCAAAGCCGGAACTGACGCGCCTTTTTGACCGGTCGGGCGGCAGGATACTGGTCGTCGCCAAACTGACCCATGTCGCGGGCCTGCCGACACTGCTGGCCGCCGGATATGCCCGGATGGAGGTCCTGAGATTTCTGGGCTGGAACCTTGCCGGAACGCTGCCAAAAGTCACGCTGATCGTGCTGGGCGGATGGGCCTTGGGCACGGGGTCCATTCTGGTGCTGCACCGGCTCGGCAACCAGGGCGCGGTGCTGGCCGCCTTGATCTGCCTTGCCATCGCCTGCGGCGCCGTTTGGAAATTCTACGTCAAGCGAAAGGTACCGGTATGGAGCTGA
- a CDS encoding D-aminopeptidase, with the protein MTDLDLAALTATLDSLPKRFPGPGGVAGVVRNGQTIAARAWGYTDLDAGTPMTAATRLPLCSITKQFTCQALLSLFPDPDRLNDRVARYLPAFTGLLPTIRQLAHNQSGLRDYWALTVLQGARAEQPFRREDALPLVARMKTGHFPPGTQYSYCNCNFRILSEIVEAETGEAMAALYDRLVFAPAAMKTATLTADTSRPADGVTGYEGTDATGHFPAENAIYWVGDAGISASLDDMLAYEAWIDTTRDDPDSLYNRATRRPRFADGAPASYGFGLAHRSIAGRAFTGHGGALRGFRAHRITCRDERLSVVVLFNHEASAQAAADALAEAALGHRTPAPAPVTTAMDGQYLCPQGLRATLVAGRTTASLAYATAPDTLRATGDALASPTVTVTRQGDALTMQRTADNLTTPLAPLPILDRADPAPLTGRWHAPELDATLEIMARDGAAYARFTGMLGTGRIERMAPAGPDVWTIATRRAMDAPAPGDWTLILARDARGTPTHLTLGCWLARGIVYSRA; encoded by the coding sequence ATGACAGACCTCGACCTCGCAGCCCTGACCGCCACCCTCGACAGCCTGCCCAAACGCTTCCCCGGTCCGGGCGGCGTGGCGGGCGTGGTCCGGAACGGCCAGACCATCGCCGCCCGCGCATGGGGCTACACCGACCTCGACGCGGGCACCCCCATGACCGCCGCCACCCGCCTGCCGCTCTGCTCCATCACCAAACAATTCACCTGTCAGGCCCTGCTGTCCCTCTTCCCCGACCCCGACCGCCTGAACGACCGCGTGGCCCGCTACCTGCCCGCCTTTACCGGCCTCTTGCCCACCATCCGCCAGCTTGCCCACAACCAATCCGGCCTGCGCGACTACTGGGCGCTGACCGTCCTGCAAGGTGCCCGTGCCGAACAGCCCTTCCGCCGCGAAGACGCCCTGCCCCTCGTCGCCCGCATGAAGACCGGCCACTTCCCCCCCGGCACGCAATACTCCTACTGCAACTGCAACTTCCGCATCCTGTCCGAGATCGTCGAGGCCGAAACCGGCGAAGCCATGGCCGCCCTTTACGACCGCCTCGTCTTCGCCCCTGCGGCCATGAAAACCGCCACCCTCACCGCCGACACCAGCCGCCCCGCCGATGGCGTCACCGGCTACGAAGGCACCGACGCGACCGGCCATTTCCCCGCCGAAAACGCGATCTACTGGGTCGGCGATGCAGGCATCTCCGCCTCGCTCGACGACATGCTCGCCTATGAGGCATGGATCGACACCACCCGCGACGACCCCGACAGCCTGTATAACCGCGCCACCCGCCGCCCCCGCTTTGCCGATGGCGCGCCTGCCTCCTACGGCTTTGGCCTTGCCCACCGCAGCATCGCGGGCCGCGCCTTCACCGGCCATGGCGGCGCGCTGCGCGGCTTTCGCGCCCACCGCATCACCTGCCGCGACGAACGCCTGTCGGTCGTCGTGCTGTTCAACCACGAAGCCAGCGCCCAAGCCGCAGCCGACGCCTTGGCCGAAGCCGCCCTTGGCCACCGCACCCCCGCCCCCGCACCGGTCACGACCGCGATGGACGGCCAATACCTCTGCCCGCAGGGCCTGCGCGCCACGCTCGTCGCAGGCCGCACCACGGCCAGCCTCGCCTATGCCACCGCCCCCGATACGCTGCGTGCCACGGGCGACGCCCTCGCATCGCCCACCGTGACCGTCACCCGTCAGGGCGACGCTCTGACGATGCAGCGCACAGCCGATAACCTGACCACCCCCCTCGCCCCGCTTCCCATCCTCGACCGCGCCGACCCCGCCCCGCTCACCGGCAGATGGCACGCGCCCGAACTGGATGCGACGCTGGAAATCATGGCCCGCGACGGTGCCGCCTACGCCCGCTTCACCGGCATGCTCGGCACCGGCCGGATCGAGCGTATGGCCCCCGCAGGCCCCGATGTCTGGACCATAGCCACCCGCCGCGCGATGGACGCCCCCGCCCCCGGCGACTGGACACTGATCCTTGCGCGTGATGCCAGGGGCACACCCACCCACCTCACCTTGGGATGCTGGCTCGCCCGTGGCATCGTCTACTCGCGGGCCTGA
- a CDS encoding SDR family NAD(P)-dependent oxidoreductase: protein MTHAGRIAVVTGAGRGIGAQIAIELARRGATVVCADLQMPAATLLAIGSGAVGVAADVSEPAGWKTIATAAPGTVDIVVNNAAYYPNAPIDTLDFDTWRRTMAVNMDAHFLSAKQFLPGMRQQKWGRFVGISSNSVGLAIPGMSHYIASKMGIIGFMRGLANDVAADGITCNAVLPGLTDTPATAAMDDAQRRATWQGQAIQRFADPADVVGPVLFLTSDDAAFMTGQALVVDGGQYRVG, encoded by the coding sequence ATGACCCATGCAGGTCGGATTGCCGTGGTAACGGGTGCAGGTCGCGGGATCGGCGCACAAATCGCGATCGAACTTGCGCGGCGTGGGGCGACTGTGGTCTGTGCCGACCTTCAAATGCCTGCGGCAACCCTGCTCGCAATAGGGTCGGGCGCAGTGGGCGTCGCGGCCGACGTCAGCGAACCTGCCGGCTGGAAGACGATTGCCACCGCCGCCCCGGGCACGGTGGATATCGTCGTGAACAACGCGGCCTATTATCCCAACGCACCGATCGACACTCTGGACTTCGACACATGGCGGCGGACCATGGCCGTCAACATGGACGCGCATTTCCTCTCGGCCAAACAGTTCCTTCCCGGGATGCGTCAGCAGAAATGGGGCCGTTTCGTCGGCATCTCGTCCAATTCCGTCGGCTTGGCGATTCCGGGCATGAGCCATTATATCGCCTCGAAGATGGGCATCATCGGCTTCATGCGCGGTCTGGCCAATGATGTGGCAGCCGATGGCATCACCTGCAATGCCGTGCTGCCCGGCCTGACCGATACCCCCGCCACCGCCGCAATGGATGACGCGCAGCGCCGCGCCACCTGGCAGGGCCAAGCCATCCAGCGTTTTGCCGACCCCGCCGATGTCGTGGGTCCGGTGCTGTTCCTTACATCCGACGACGCCGCTTTCATGACAGGCCAGGCGCTTGTCGTGGATGGTGGGCAATACCGCGTCGGCTGA
- a CDS encoding LysR family transcriptional regulator, translating to MLDGVSLDQLRIFVAAADEGSFSAAARSLNRTQSAVSESIANLEAQLRVTIFDRTNRYPKLTPTGVVLLHDARAVVAGVDAMKARAKGISDGLEAELVAVFDVFFPLDALSDAAHAFYAEFPRTPLRISVEALGGVIEPVLDGRAGLALVASFPTPPQGLIVEDITRIDLITVAAPDHPLAAYPGPIPRTELARYVQLVLTDRSALSSGNDYNVVSPSTWRLADLFAKQAFILRGLGWGSMPSHAVEADIKAGRLVTLDLQEVPQARVTLPMLAVYKATTPPGPAGRWLIDYLKSCTRSEK from the coding sequence ATGCTTGACGGTGTATCTCTCGATCAACTGCGGATCTTCGTCGCTGCGGCCGACGAGGGCAGCTTTTCCGCAGCCGCGCGCAGCCTGAACCGAACGCAATCGGCGGTCAGCGAATCCATCGCCAATCTGGAAGCACAGTTGCGGGTCACGATCTTTGACCGAACGAACCGCTACCCCAAGCTGACGCCGACGGGGGTGGTGCTGCTGCACGATGCACGCGCCGTCGTGGCCGGAGTCGATGCTATGAAGGCCCGCGCCAAGGGAATTTCCGACGGGCTCGAGGCTGAACTCGTCGCTGTCTTCGATGTGTTCTTTCCGCTAGATGCGCTGTCCGACGCCGCGCATGCGTTCTATGCCGAGTTTCCGAGGACCCCGCTTCGCATCTCGGTCGAGGCTTTGGGCGGAGTCATCGAGCCGGTGCTGGATGGCAGGGCGGGGCTTGCGCTTGTGGCGTCGTTTCCGACCCCGCCACAGGGTTTGATCGTGGAAGACATCACACGGATCGATCTGATCACGGTTGCAGCGCCCGATCATCCGCTTGCAGCCTATCCGGGGCCGATCCCGCGCACAGAGCTTGCGCGCTATGTGCAGCTGGTCTTGACCGACCGGTCAGCGCTGTCGTCTGGCAACGATTATAACGTGGTCTCTCCGTCGACCTGGCGGTTGGCCGATCTCTTTGCCAAGCAGGCTTTCATTTTGCGCGGCCTTGGTTGGGGCAGCATGCCGTCGCATGCGGTCGAGGCCGACATCAAGGCGGGGCGTCTGGTGACGCTCGACCTGCAAGAGGTGCCGCAGGCCAGAGTCACGTTGCCCATGTTGGCGGTTTACAAGGCCACCACCCCGCCCGGTCCGGCGGGGCGCTGGTTGATCGACTACCTCAAGAGCTGCACAAGATCTGAAAAGTGA
- a CDS encoding nuclear transport factor 2 family protein, whose protein sequence is MMTKLSAVELLERSFDRFKAKDMRGWADLCAPDVVAEFPFAPAGLPNRIEGRDALYDYLKGYPDVIDITAMPTMHIFATDDPNVAVAEWSVSGKVLTNGNPYEMSYATFATYRDGELVLYREYWNPMAFLTAMGGGSF, encoded by the coding sequence ATGATGACGAAACTTAGTGCCGTTGAGTTGTTGGAAAGAAGCTTTGACCGCTTCAAGGCCAAGGACATGCGCGGCTGGGCCGATCTTTGCGCCCCCGATGTGGTGGCGGAATTCCCCTTTGCCCCCGCTGGCCTGCCCAACCGGATCGAAGGGCGCGACGCGCTTTACGACTATCTCAAGGGCTATCCCGACGTGATCGACATCACGGCAATGCCGACCATGCACATCTTCGCCACCGATGACCCGAATGTCGCCGTGGCGGAATGGAGCGTCTCGGGCAAGGTCCTGACCAACGGCAACCCTTATGAAATGAGCTATGCCACCTTCGCCACCTACCGCGATGGCGAGCTGGTCCTGTACCGCGAATACTGGAACCCGATGGCGTTCCTGACCGCGATGGGCGGCGGCTCGTTCTAA
- a CDS encoding glycosyltransferase family 2 protein, which produces MELTVSCIIPAWNEADRLPAVLACVAAHPLLAEVIVVDDASTDATARVAAAFGVTVIRQDRNGGKSAAVAQGLRAARGDLVLLLDADLIGLTPMHVTALLEPLVSRKAVASVSLRSNAPLLWRLIGLDYISGERAMPRALLAENLSRVENLRGFGLEVHMNRLWLARGGRIAVVRLEGVESPSKAAKRGLLGGIKGDAAMLVDIFRTVGMAEALRQIYNLRRASA; this is translated from the coding sequence ATGGAGCTGACAGTCAGTTGCATCATCCCCGCATGGAACGAGGCTGACAGGCTGCCCGCCGTTCTGGCCTGCGTGGCGGCGCATCCCCTGCTTGCCGAAGTGATCGTGGTCGATGACGCATCCACCGATGCAACCGCCCGTGTCGCTGCGGCCTTTGGCGTTACGGTCATCCGGCAGGACCGCAATGGTGGAAAATCCGCCGCCGTCGCACAGGGCCTGCGGGCGGCGCGGGGGGATCTGGTCTTGCTGCTGGATGCAGACCTGATTGGCTTGACCCCGATGCATGTGACCGCCCTTCTGGAACCCCTTGTGTCGCGCAAGGCAGTGGCATCGGTCAGCCTGCGGTCAAACGCACCGCTTTTGTGGCGGTTGATCGGTCTGGATTACATTTCCGGCGAACGCGCGATGCCACGCGCTTTGCTGGCTGAAAATCTGTCGCGGGTCGAAAATTTGCGCGGCTTCGGGCTAGAGGTCCATATGAACCGCCTGTGGCTCGCGCGCGGGGGCCGGATCGCCGTGGTGCGCCTTGAGGGTGTGGAAAGCCCGTCAAAAGCTGCAAAACGCGGCCTTCTTGGCGGGATAAAGGGCGATGCCGCCATGCTTGTCGACATCTTCCGCACCGTAGGCATGGCCGAGGCGCTGCGCCAGATCTACAACCTTCGCCGCGCAAGCGCATAG